One region of Halohasta litchfieldiae genomic DNA includes:
- a CDS encoding tyrosine-type recombinase/integrase, protein MDELDELPVVTETSTEYLNPRQQLDYRNEREACLEWLLTFGKRPDQASGYALGTLKPGAYRMDRFYRFVWEQEGGYTVNVTHENADAWMKHLARENVSVTHKRNCQKAVKRLFKWRHHEHGLSVWDPEITFAAETSTSPRDYLTRDERSAVREAALEYGSVPKYNNLTPAARDRWKQYLAQRFEKPKSEVEPADWERANGWKVPSLVWTSLDAGLRPIEVQRSTISWIDVDNAVLRIPKEDSSKNREHWVIGLQSRTAEALDNWLAERETYEKYDDTDAIWLTRNSNSYQTTSLRYLLQQLCEVADIDTTHRQMSWYTIRHSVGTYMTREEDLAATQAQLRHKSAETTMKYDQAPVEDRQDALDRMG, encoded by the coding sequence ATGGACGAACTCGACGAACTCCCCGTCGTCACCGAAACGTCGACAGAATACCTCAACCCGCGCCAGCAACTCGACTACCGCAACGAGCGTGAAGCCTGCCTCGAATGGTTGCTTACGTTCGGAAAACGCCCTGACCAAGCAAGTGGGTATGCTCTCGGTACCCTGAAACCCGGTGCGTACCGAATGGACCGGTTCTACCGGTTCGTTTGGGAGCAAGAAGGCGGGTACACAGTGAACGTCACACATGAGAATGCCGACGCGTGGATGAAACATCTCGCGCGCGAGAACGTGAGTGTGACCCACAAACGAAACTGCCAGAAAGCCGTTAAACGACTGTTCAAATGGCGGCATCATGAACACGGGCTCAGCGTGTGGGACCCAGAAATCACGTTCGCAGCCGAGACGAGTACAAGTCCCCGAGATTACCTGACTCGTGACGAGCGCTCTGCTGTGCGTGAAGCCGCACTCGAATACGGTTCCGTTCCCAAGTACAACAACCTCACACCGGCGGCGCGAGACCGCTGGAAGCAGTATCTCGCCCAGCGATTCGAGAAACCAAAATCAGAGGTTGAACCAGCCGACTGGGAGCGCGCAAACGGGTGGAAAGTCCCGTCGCTGGTTTGGACGAGTCTCGATGCCGGGCTCCGCCCAATCGAAGTACAACGGTCAACAATTAGTTGGATCGATGTCGACAACGCAGTTCTCCGCATCCCGAAGGAAGACAGTTCAAAAAATCGAGAACACTGGGTCATCGGTCTTCAATCCAGGACTGCAGAAGCACTCGATAATTGGCTTGCAGAGCGTGAAACATATGAAAAGTACGACGATACAGACGCGATCTGGCTTACTCGAAACTCGAATTCGTACCAAACAACATCACTTCGCTACCTGCTTCAACAACTCTGTGAGGTTGCCGATATTGACACCACCCACCGGCAAATGAGCTGGTACACGATTCGTCACTCTGTCGGGACGTATATGACGCGAGAGGAGGACTTGGCAGCGACGCAAGCTCAGCTCCGGCACAAGAGTGCTGAGACGACGATGAAGTATGATCAAGCACCAGTCGAAGACCGGCAAGACGCATTAGATCGGATGGGGTGA
- a CDS encoding tyrosine-type recombinase/integrase, with amino-acid sequence MSNRTKNELSQSFSELGQRQQDIFESKVERFKQYLRSEGKDPLKQKGYAEKSIGTRVSRVLQAIQWIWEQDGATTEITPEQADQVIESLATDDFRRQDNGRYREDSKRKISDALVNWFQFKDSDWEPDITFQGEASTDNADPFTKNEVSTLWEASLTYKSIPKYNNLTPEERDRWRRYLAQELGKPKNDVNPADWEKVNTSWKIPSIIGTERAAGWRPALIERMKVDWYDANSKTIIIPGSQAVKNDSQWVQHLPNKATDPLERWIEQRENIKKYDNSDYMWLNRKGNPYNSKTLNDLLDGLIEEAEVSVGGRKISWYSFRHTLGTYTYEEFHDLEIVAETLRQNSTASAARYVHPTDEILRNAANIL; translated from the coding sequence ATGAGTAATCGCACGAAAAATGAACTGAGCCAGTCATTCTCAGAGTTGGGTCAGCGGCAACAGGACATCTTTGAATCGAAGGTTGAGCGATTTAAGCAGTACTTGCGCTCGGAAGGTAAAGATCCATTAAAACAAAAGGGATATGCAGAAAAATCGATTGGCACGCGAGTGTCACGAGTGCTGCAAGCTATTCAATGGATTTGGGAGCAAGATGGTGCTACGACGGAAATCACACCTGAGCAAGCAGATCAAGTAATTGAGTCACTCGCCACCGACGATTTCCGTCGTCAAGATAATGGGCGATACCGGGAAGATAGCAAGCGAAAGATTTCGGACGCGCTAGTCAACTGGTTTCAATTCAAAGACTCTGACTGGGAGCCAGATATCACATTTCAGGGAGAGGCGTCTACGGATAATGCGGACCCATTTACAAAAAATGAGGTTAGTACACTTTGGGAAGCATCACTGACCTACAAATCCATCCCGAAGTACAACAATCTCACTCCAGAAGAGCGGGATCGCTGGCGGAGGTACCTTGCACAGGAACTCGGTAAGCCTAAAAACGATGTCAACCCTGCAGATTGGGAAAAAGTAAATACGAGCTGGAAAATCCCGTCAATAATCGGAACCGAAAGAGCAGCGGGTTGGCGGCCAGCACTCATTGAACGAATGAAGGTCGACTGGTACGACGCTAACTCAAAAACAATCATAATTCCTGGAAGCCAGGCGGTCAAAAATGACTCACAATGGGTGCAACACCTCCCAAACAAAGCGACAGACCCATTAGAGCGCTGGATTGAGCAGCGAGAAAACATTAAAAAATACGACAACTCAGACTATATGTGGTTGAACCGGAAGGGTAACCCGTATAATTCAAAAACCCTCAACGACCTCCTTGATGGACTTATAGAGGAAGCAGAAGTCAGTGTCGGGGGTCGGAAGATTTCCTGGTACTCATTCCGGCATACACTCGGGACATACACGTACGAGGAATTCCACGACCTCGAAATCGTTGCTGAGACACTACGACAAAACAGCACGGCATCAGCCGCTCGATACGTTCACCCGACTGACGAAATCCTGCGAAATGCCGCGAATATTCTTTGA
- a CDS encoding DNA N-6-adenine-methyltransferase, translated as MKKYNISNPDWLDEDLTKELETAGSNEYGTPPQIIEPLKYAVGGQFDLDAATCKKITHIAKNYYTKEDDGLESPWFGRVFVNPPYSREKKKWVAKARKELTKDRVEFIVFLCRGDSSTNWWHGLFEDASYVCFLDSRMKFIGAKSSAQFPSHIFVLGDAPSKLSDELDELGSVKRLTERKPLAD; from the coding sequence ATGAAAAAGTACAACATAAGTAATCCAGACTGGTTGGATGAAGATTTAACAAAAGAACTAGAAACTGCTGGCTCAAATGAGTATGGAACACCACCACAAATCATTGAACCGTTAAAATATGCAGTTGGAGGACAGTTCGATCTCGATGCTGCGACTTGCAAAAAAATAACGCACATCGCAAAGAACTACTACACCAAAGAGGACGACGGACTGGAGAGTCCTTGGTTTGGTAGGGTGTTCGTCAATCCACCGTACTCAAGAGAAAAGAAGAAGTGGGTGGCAAAGGCACGCAAGGAACTAACAAAAGACCGCGTTGAATTCATTGTATTCCTTTGTCGCGGCGACTCATCAACTAACTGGTGGCATGGCTTGTTCGAAGACGCATCGTACGTGTGCTTCCTTGATTCTCGAATGAAATTCATCGGTGCGAAGTCATCAGCTCAATTTCCAAGTCACATCTTCGTACTGGGCGATGCACCGAGTAAATTGTCAGATGAATTAGATGAATTAGGTTCAGTGAAAAGACTGACTGAAAGAAAGCCGCTAGCAGACTAA
- a CDS encoding ISH3-like element ISHla1 family transposase: MSKTKQADGEIHEDQLLNFLVNRLDEEVSLSLANNAEITAEDIYEVLVGACADGTSVSTLCASSQNSPAGNTVLYHLRTKFEPERLERVANTLLRKDLDELLPEQVEVCADLHLRPYYGDEDDTDGLYHSVAKRGTTAFHAYATLYARVKNKRYTLAVRRLKDGDTASSVLAEFFGVLDGLDAGVKAVYLDRGFYDSKCLTLLQAHNYAYVIPIIRWGEAIQQELSEGWSRVIQHDLTGKLDGHSWTVDFPVYIDCTYLNGKYDENGVARHGYAADAPFIDSPRDARYHYSKRFGIESSYRLFEQAIATTTTRDPTVRLLYVVVSLLLQNVWRYLHYEYVATPRRGGRRLWWWPYKEFVNMIRRAAWTALAVRRAVPANRPPDDRFHR, from the coding sequence GTGTCTAAAACCAAACAAGCAGACGGTGAGATCCACGAGGACCAGCTTCTTAACTTTCTCGTCAACCGCCTTGACGAGGAAGTTTCGCTCTCGTTAGCCAATAACGCTGAAATCACTGCTGAAGACATCTATGAGGTCCTCGTCGGCGCTTGCGCCGACGGGACCTCTGTCTCTACGCTCTGTGCGTCGAGCCAGAACTCACCCGCTGGGAACACGGTCCTCTACCATCTTCGGACGAAGTTCGAGCCGGAACGGCTCGAACGAGTCGCTAACACGCTCCTGCGAAAGGATCTCGATGAATTGCTCCCCGAACAGGTGGAGGTCTGCGCAGACCTCCACCTGCGGCCCTACTACGGTGACGAAGACGACACAGACGGCCTCTATCACTCGGTAGCGAAGCGTGGAACCACTGCGTTCCACGCCTATGCCACACTCTACGCGCGTGTGAAGAACAAACGCTACACGCTGGCGGTACGCCGTCTCAAAGACGGCGATACCGCAAGTAGTGTCCTCGCTGAGTTCTTCGGTGTCCTCGACGGCCTTGACGCCGGGGTCAAGGCCGTCTACCTTGATCGCGGATTCTACGACAGTAAGTGTCTCACGCTGCTTCAGGCGCACAATTACGCGTACGTGATCCCGATCATCCGGTGGGGTGAGGCGATTCAGCAAGAGCTCTCGGAAGGATGGAGTCGCGTCATTCAGCATGATCTGACGGGGAAACTCGACGGTCACAGCTGGACCGTCGATTTTCCCGTCTACATCGACTGTACGTACCTAAATGGGAAGTATGACGAGAACGGTGTGGCGCGTCACGGCTACGCCGCTGACGCGCCGTTCATCGACTCACCACGGGACGCTCGATACCACTACTCGAAACGCTTCGGTATCGAGTCAAGCTATCGCTTGTTTGAGCAAGCGATAGCGACAACGACAACACGAGATCCAACGGTACGGCTGCTGTACGTGGTGGTGAGTCTCCTCTTACAGAACGTCTGGCGGTACCTTCACTACGAGTATGTGGCGACGCCCCGCCGAGGCGGGCGTCGCCTCTGGTGGTGGCCGTACAAGGAGTTCGTCAATATGATTCGACGAGCTGCGTGGACGGCCCTCGCGGTGCGTCGGGCCGTCCCCGCGAATCGGCCACCTGACGACCGATTCCACCGCTAA
- a CDS encoding MarR family winged helix-turn-helix transcriptional regulator, producing MSTEPETAEEMEPRELVHFVTQQTRFALINNILQHPDQLPSMYELEELNLSVSDATVYKHIQKLIDAGIVKEVALDDDERRQGYPWKFYGLTEEGRTFLDEHNLLAAEETLQQIYETISDKPEKMVKYENAPRPDEA from the coding sequence ATGAGCACAGAGCCTGAGACTGCTGAGGAGATGGAACCGCGCGAACTCGTTCACTTCGTCACCCAGCAGACGCGATTTGCCCTCATCAACAACATCCTCCAGCATCCCGATCAGCTCCCCTCGATGTACGAGCTCGAAGAGCTCAACCTCAGCGTGAGCGATGCCACCGTCTACAAGCACATCCAGAAGCTGATCGACGCTGGCATCGTGAAAGAAGTCGCGCTGGACGACGACGAGCGTCGACAGGGCTACCCCTGGAAGTTCTATGGCCTTACAGAGGAAGGCCGAACTTTCCTTGACGAACACAACCTCCTCGCTGCAGAGGAAACCCTCCAACAGATCTACGAGACCATCTCCGACAAGCCCGAGAAGATGGTCAAGTACGAGAACGCCCCCCGACCGGACGAAGCCTAA
- a CDS encoding orc1/cdc6 family replication initiation protein, with translation MLDDEGEASVFVNRDLVEPDTIIDEERIVGRDDQLESVVSFLKPTLQGNRPPNMLLYGPAGTGKSLIIGAVTQQIIELCQSKGERFGVVDINCQPINTLDQAVYDLVQTVAKDVGAEVGVPETGVSTKRKYRRLYELINEHYDSVIFILDEIDLLVGRRANDEPAYSKLLYQLSRASNTNEIEGRVSVAALTNDPKFMEDIDGRAESSFNPRDIYFPDYDATQLREILQNRRDAFRQDALKDDVIPLVAAFAAQSHGDARKAIDLFRGAGDLTDERDDSRVTEDHVRESQEEIDKDRSLKLVEGLTTQKKISLYATAAVACHSNRSRSSVPSPVGFKVYQWVTNELDADQMTRETYVKYVKELSTYGLISTSRKSRGRGGGMYMEFTFTGDPAAMMNRIVDDTRLEAISNQKELLRSVVNSQLKEFHNQ, from the coding sequence ATGCTCGATGATGAGGGGGAGGCATCGGTTTTCGTCAATCGGGATCTCGTTGAGCCAGATACGATTATCGATGAAGAGAGGATTGTCGGGCGCGACGATCAACTCGAATCTGTTGTCTCATTTTTGAAACCGACGCTTCAGGGAAATCGTCCTCCAAATATGCTGCTGTATGGTCCTGCTGGGACAGGGAAATCCCTCATCATTGGAGCAGTCACACAACAAATCATCGAACTCTGTCAATCGAAGGGCGAACGTTTCGGTGTGGTCGACATCAACTGCCAGCCAATCAATACGCTCGATCAAGCCGTCTACGATCTCGTTCAGACTGTCGCGAAAGACGTCGGTGCAGAGGTCGGTGTCCCTGAGACAGGTGTATCTACGAAGCGGAAGTACCGACGCCTGTATGAACTCATCAATGAACACTACGACTCGGTTATTTTCATCCTCGACGAGATTGACCTGCTAGTCGGTCGACGAGCAAATGATGAGCCAGCGTACTCGAAACTTTTGTACCAGCTATCGCGAGCGAGTAACACGAATGAGATTGAAGGCCGCGTGTCGGTTGCGGCGCTGACCAACGACCCGAAGTTCATGGAGGACATCGATGGTCGTGCCGAGAGTTCGTTCAATCCTCGAGACATCTACTTTCCTGACTACGATGCTACGCAGCTGCGCGAAATACTCCAAAACCGACGTGACGCATTCCGCCAGGATGCACTCAAAGATGATGTGATTCCACTCGTTGCGGCGTTTGCGGCACAAAGCCACGGTGATGCCCGGAAGGCAATTGATCTGTTCCGTGGCGCTGGAGATCTCACAGATGAGCGAGACGATAGCAGAGTTACCGAAGATCACGTCCGTGAGTCTCAAGAGGAAATCGACAAAGATCGCTCGCTGAAACTCGTAGAGGGATTGACGACACAGAAAAAAATCTCACTGTACGCTACGGCTGCTGTTGCCTGTCACTCGAATCGATCACGAAGTTCAGTTCCGAGTCCTGTTGGCTTCAAAGTCTACCAGTGGGTGACCAATGAACTCGATGCAGACCAGATGACTCGCGAAACCTACGTCAAGTATGTCAAAGAACTCTCTACGTATGGTCTTATCTCGACCTCTCGGAAGAGTCGAGGGCGTGGCGGTGGAATGTATATGGAGTTTACTTTCACTGGAGATCCCGCAGCGATGATGAACCGAATCGTCGACGACACTCGATTGGAAGCAATATCCAATCAAAAAGAATTGCTCCGATCTGTTGTCAACTCACAGCTCAAAGAATTTCACAATCAGTAG
- a CDS encoding beta strand repeat-containing protein, which translates to MSRRGCWYAIFAVVVGLTLCSGVAAAEPLVDLDPETDLAGNGTESDPYQIGNSSELQAITGNLSANYTLTSSIDASNTSAWNGGAGFEPIGNSTDPFTGSFDGREQTISGLYINQTTDDAVGLFGSADGAEIERVGLDSVSIVGNASVGADIFVGGLVGNMSGTVSNSSVTGTVDGSDTAGGLVGHLRGTVTNSYANSSVDGGSFVGGLVGQTATTGEIRTSYAVGRVDESGLATDAGGLVGTNGGNVVDSYWDTESTGQATSYGGTGLTTAQLTGNNATVDGTMDGFAFYDHWIPTESYPALTWQFVAESTGDGTEQNPYHIEDSYGLQAITVDLAANYTLSESVDLSETAEWNDGAGFEPIANNSDFSGSFDGDNHTISDLTINRSTASNVGLFGSIGSTGTISNVTLTDATVSGNRDVGTLAGANQGSISDVQVSTVVQGNRSPGEGNASSIGGFVGENAGNITQSTVDGNVSADDGGGSIGGFVGVLSSGGQIADSHATGTVSVTDGGSVGGLVGSASGDQDSDEISNSTANVSIDAVRSDNVGGLLGSGSAFAVITDSSARGTVSGEMNVGGLVGKTESDIFRSFATGDVIGNDTSGQNIGGLVGSTNGPTRNSSAHGNVTGHEYVGGLAGEITDTASTVAMSTSFSVGDVDGNATNGSFAGRVATGVTVDDSYFDSSTSGVSAAVGDGPDDGITGLTTSQLQGSAATENTNLSFNPVWIATDGYPLHVWRVDDYTLSLSGTDIDTDDTAMSTVTLSLSDDSTQTATEPAAYLSSDSSVATVDDGGEVTAVDSGSTVISAEASGFDASISLSVSSPSTTGSSSSSSSSSSSDDPEPEDDPEPEETPEDEDEPADSSPPSSGADGSSEPPTEEDDETEAIQSVPFLTPTRVLGGGAAAIGSYVAVVLVSRTELFVAAAPASVAKAVAAMPGTAGFLLSEPEQAAFVVGSVTLADNDDDTDDETDSDVAAGETIAIDVTIENKGDIPGARVVTLTLNEAEDSATLDIPAHTAHSVVLEYQTSLADAGKTLGFTIDCETDSTDIDITVAELTHEDDESMNETTADPDDAGTDDDQTSGETVDPDTTDDEEIDTEVSEDELDEGTRTGFVDRLWLQKGKILSYTAGLIIIYIGTTNLETNVFAGGLGIFLGVMALPIVRAQLPTSTRVLISRYGKVVVVIIAALFSGVLVDPAVVFERIQELFR; encoded by the coding sequence ATGAGTCGCCGAGGCTGCTGGTATGCCATCTTCGCCGTCGTCGTTGGGCTGACGCTGTGTTCAGGGGTGGCGGCTGCCGAGCCGCTCGTCGACCTCGATCCGGAGACGGATTTAGCGGGGAACGGAACCGAATCGGATCCCTACCAGATCGGCAACAGTTCGGAACTCCAAGCCATAACCGGGAATCTGAGTGCGAACTACACGCTGACGTCGAGTATCGACGCGAGCAATACCTCGGCGTGGAACGGCGGGGCGGGGTTCGAGCCGATCGGAAATTCGACCGACCCGTTTACCGGTTCGTTCGACGGGCGCGAGCAGACGATTTCGGGGCTGTATATCAATCAGACCACTGATGACGCCGTTGGACTGTTCGGTTCTGCTGACGGTGCAGAGATCGAACGGGTCGGTCTTGACAGTGTTAGCATCGTTGGGAACGCATCCGTCGGTGCCGACATTTTCGTCGGGGGGCTGGTCGGTAACATGAGTGGGACGGTCTCCAACTCGTCTGTCACCGGCACCGTCGACGGATCCGATACTGCCGGTGGATTGGTCGGTCACCTGCGTGGGACCGTAACGAACTCGTATGCCAACAGCTCGGTCGACGGCGGCTCGTTTGTCGGTGGACTGGTCGGCCAAACCGCCACTACCGGCGAGATACGCACCTCGTATGCCGTCGGCAGGGTCGACGAAAGCGGCTTGGCGACCGATGCTGGCGGGCTGGTCGGCACTAACGGTGGCAATGTCGTCGACTCCTACTGGGATACCGAGTCGACCGGCCAAGCGACATCTTACGGTGGCACCGGTCTGACAACCGCCCAACTGACCGGTAACAACGCCACCGTCGACGGCACCATGGATGGCTTTGCGTTCTACGATCACTGGATTCCGACCGAAAGCTATCCGGCGTTGACGTGGCAGTTTGTCGCCGAGTCGACCGGTGATGGCACGGAACAGAACCCGTATCACATCGAGGATTCCTACGGCCTCCAGGCGATCACCGTCGACCTCGCTGCGAACTACACGCTGTCGGAGTCTGTTGATCTGAGCGAGACCGCGGAGTGGAACGATGGAGCCGGTTTCGAGCCGATTGCCAACAACTCCGATTTCAGCGGCTCGTTCGATGGTGATAATCATACGATCAGTGATCTCACGATCAATCGGTCGACTGCATCAAATGTTGGGTTGTTTGGCAGCATTGGCTCTACAGGCACGATTTCAAACGTTACACTAACGGACGCGACAGTGTCGGGGAATCGAGATGTTGGTACGCTCGCGGGAGCTAATCAGGGCTCGATTTCCGATGTCCAGGTCTCTACAGTTGTACAAGGTAATCGGTCACCCGGTGAAGGAAACGCAAGTTCGATCGGTGGTTTCGTTGGGGAGAATGCCGGAAACATTACTCAGTCAACGGTAGACGGAAATGTCTCAGCGGATGATGGCGGTGGTTCTATTGGAGGATTTGTTGGTGTTCTTTCATCGGGCGGACAAATCGCCGACTCTCACGCAACCGGAACCGTCTCTGTAACCGATGGTGGAAGTGTCGGTGGGCTTGTCGGATCTGCGTCCGGGGACCAAGATTCTGACGAGATTTCGAATTCTACCGCAAACGTTTCTATCGATGCTGTTCGAAGTGACAACGTCGGTGGACTTCTCGGTAGTGGCTCTGCTTTCGCTGTTATTACCGATTCGTCCGCGAGAGGGACTGTCAGCGGTGAGATGAATGTCGGCGGGCTGGTCGGTAAGACAGAAAGTGACATCTTCCGATCGTTTGCGACTGGTGATGTGATTGGGAATGATACCTCTGGCCAGAACATCGGTGGGTTGGTTGGTTCTACTAACGGGCCAACCCGAAACTCTTCAGCGCATGGTAATGTCACTGGTCATGAGTATGTTGGCGGGCTTGCCGGAGAAATAACTGATACGGCATCAACAGTTGCTATGTCGACTTCGTTCTCAGTCGGCGATGTTGATGGCAACGCTACCAATGGTTCGTTCGCCGGTCGTGTCGCTACAGGCGTCACTGTCGACGATTCGTACTTCGATTCGTCGACCAGCGGCGTTTCGGCGGCTGTCGGCGACGGCCCGGACGACGGCATCACCGGTCTCACAACGAGCCAACTGCAGGGATCGGCGGCGACAGAAAACACGAATCTCTCGTTCAACCCGGTCTGGATCGCCACCGACGGCTATCCCCTCCACGTCTGGCGCGTCGACGACTACACGCTCTCGTTGAGCGGGACCGATATCGACACCGACGACACCGCCATGTCGACGGTTACGCTCTCGTTGTCGGACGACTCGACACAAACGGCCACCGAGCCAGCGGCGTATTTGAGCAGCGATAGCTCGGTTGCGACTGTCGATGACGGCGGCGAGGTCACGGCCGTTGATTCGGGGTCGACGGTGATTTCGGCTGAAGCCAGCGGGTTCGATGCTTCCATCTCGTTGTCGGTGAGTTCACCCTCGACTACTGGCTCTTCATCTTCTTCGTCCTCGTCGTCCTCGTCAGACGACCCTGAACCCGAAGACGACCCTGAACCCGAAGAGACTCCTGAAGACGAAGACGAGCCAGCGGACTCGTCCCCACCGTCGTCTGGGGCCGACGGATCCAGCGAGCCACCGACCGAAGAGGACGACGAGACAGAGGCCATCCAGTCGGTGCCGTTCTTGACGCCGACGCGAGTACTCGGTGGCGGTGCGGCCGCCATCGGGTCGTATGTCGCGGTCGTGCTGGTCTCACGCACCGAACTGTTTGTGGCTGCCGCACCGGCCAGCGTCGCCAAGGCTGTCGCGGCTATGCCGGGAACGGCTGGCTTCCTGTTGTCTGAACCCGAGCAGGCGGCGTTCGTCGTTGGTTCGGTCACACTCGCCGACAACGATGATGATACAGACGACGAAACCGACAGCGACGTGGCCGCTGGTGAGACGATCGCTATCGACGTGACAATCGAAAACAAAGGGGATATTCCGGGTGCAAGGGTAGTCACACTCACACTCAACGAGGCTGAGGATTCAGCCACCCTCGATATCCCGGCCCACACAGCCCACTCGGTGGTCTTAGAGTATCAGACCTCACTCGCCGACGCCGGCAAAACACTCGGCTTTACGATCGACTGTGAGACCGATTCGACTGATATCGATATCACTGTCGCCGAGCTGACCCACGAGGACGACGAATCAATGAACGAGACGACAGCAGACCCAGACGACGCAGGTACCGACGACGACCAGACATCCGGTGAGACAGTCGACCCGGACACAACCGACGACGAGGAGATCGACACTGAAGTATCTGAAGACGAACTCGATGAGGGCACTCGAACCGGGTTCGTCGACCGGCTCTGGCTCCAGAAAGGCAAAATTCTCAGCTACACCGCCGGGCTGATAATCATCTACATCGGGACGACGAACCTCGAAACCAACGTCTTTGCCGGTGGACTGGGAATTTTCCTTGGCGTGATGGCACTCCCCATTGTTCGTGCCCAACTGCCGACCTCAACGCGGGTGTTGATCAGCCGCTACGGCAAGGTCGTGGTTGTTATCATCGCCGCCCTGTTCAGTGGCGTCCTAGTCGACCCGGCAGTCGTTTTCGAAAGGATCCAAGAGCTATTTCGGTGA
- a CDS encoding ion transporter has product MDYISLRERTRQLVDPTHTGGGGQLFNWVIMCVILLNVLAVMFETVDSIYAAYSTQFFLLETVSVAVFTIEYLARIWSAVEAGEPYERPIVGRLRYATRPLLLFDLIAIAPFYITMLGGVSDLRFLRALRLMRFLRLFRLVRYSESMQAFGRAFYLKRGQLVVAMSGNLILLVVSSSLMYFAEHAAQPEAFPSIPGTMWWGIVTLTTVGYGDVTPITPLGQVIGSVVAILGIGLFALPASIMASGFIESSSYETGHCPDCGHEIDWGSDISGSGPAYDVTSRVRIDITRESVLDYDYHGLHGIVVDHDPTVDEYLIELDESGERITATWKDLRSPLAADRSERRSTAPSI; this is encoded by the coding sequence ATGGATTATATCTCGTTGCGAGAACGAACGCGCCAGTTGGTCGACCCAACGCACACTGGTGGGGGTGGACAGCTCTTTAATTGGGTCATTATGTGTGTCATTCTTCTGAATGTCCTTGCGGTAATGTTTGAGACAGTCGACTCGATATATGCAGCCTACAGCACGCAGTTTTTCCTGTTGGAAACGGTCTCGGTCGCTGTTTTTACCATCGAGTATCTGGCTCGAATCTGGAGTGCCGTCGAAGCCGGCGAACCCTACGAGCGACCGATTGTGGGTCGACTGCGGTATGCCACGCGGCCACTGTTGCTGTTTGATCTCATCGCCATCGCGCCGTTTTATATTACAATGTTAGGCGGAGTCTCGGATCTCCGGTTTCTGCGTGCGCTCCGCTTGATGCGGTTTCTCCGTCTGTTCCGACTCGTTCGGTACAGCGAGTCGATGCAAGCCTTCGGGCGGGCGTTCTATCTCAAACGCGGCCAGCTCGTCGTGGCCATGTCCGGCAATCTAATTTTGTTGGTCGTTTCCTCCTCGCTGATGTATTTTGCCGAACACGCTGCTCAGCCCGAGGCATTCCCCTCGATTCCGGGGACTATGTGGTGGGGAATTGTCACCCTCACAACTGTTGGCTACGGTGATGTCACACCCATTACGCCGCTGGGCCAGGTCATCGGCAGTGTGGTCGCAATTCTCGGAATCGGGCTGTTCGCCCTCCCGGCATCGATCATGGCGTCCGGGTTTATCGAGAGCTCGTCGTACGAAACCGGTCACTGTCCCGACTGCGGACACGAGATCGACTGGGGATCGGACATTAGTGGCAGTGGGCCTGCCTACGACGTAACGAGCCGGGTTCGAATCGATATTACACGGGAGAGTGTCCTCGACTACGACTACCACGGACTCCACGGCATTGTCGTCGACCACGACCCGACGGTCGACGAATACCTGATCGAATTAGACGAGTCGGGCGAACGGATCACCGCGACGTGGAAAGACCTCCGAAGCCCGCTGGCGGCTGACCGTAGCGAGCGCCGTTCGACGGCTCCCTCTATCTGA